One uncultured Methanobrevibacter sp. genomic window, ATGAAATTATAAAGTAGATATTGAAAAATCAAAATTATTATAGTATATTTCTAAAAGTTTTTACCAATTTTTGAATTATTTTTTTTATTTTTTTGTTATCATATTATTTATCAAATGCTCTCTGATTAATAATAAATTATATGGTATTATAATATATTGTTGTCGAGGAAAAAAAGTTAAAAAGAGATTGTTTCTTTTTAATGGCATTTCCTCTGGAATTTTACTAGTTTATAACTGCCCAAGAATAATTTTACAAAAAATGGTAAAAACATTAAGTAAAAGACTATAAAAACACGTATTAATGGAAAAGTTAGGAAAAAATTTCCTAACTTACTTACACATATTATGGAAAAATTAAATTTCCATATAATATTATCTAAATCAGCAAATATAATATTTTGGTTAACCTAAATTTAATTGGATTAAAGTTAAATTTAGATTTGTTATCAAATGCTCTCTCATTGCCTTTATTAATTAGTTTAACAAAAAAATTAATTATAATAGACCATGAGGGAAAAAATGATTTCATATGAAGAATTTGAAGACATTATAGTAAACACACTTAAAAGAGACATATCTTCAAATCACGATCAGAAAAATGCAATACTCACTGATTGTGACAAATCCCTTTTTATTGTAGCAGGACCAGGATCCGGAAAAACGACCGTTATGGTGCTTAAGATATTGAAATATATTTTTGTGGATGATATTGACCCAAGTGAAATATTAGCTACAACATTTACAAAAAAAGCAGCTGCAGAACTTACTTCAAGGATTCTTGGATGGGGAGATGAAATTAAAAATCACCTAACAGACCAACTTGACGAAGATGATTTTGAAGACATAGAAAAAATCTTAAAAATCGAAAGAATAGATTTCAATCAGATATACGTAGGTACAACAGACAGTATTGCTGAAGAATTACTGAGAGACTACAGGAAAGCCGGAGAGACACATCCTATTGTCATTGAAGACTTTGTTGCAAACTCAGCAATGATAAAGATATTGATTAATGATGAAAAATATCTTGACAAGGAACTTGTGGAATATCTAAAAGAACTCACCGGAAGAGCAAAACTGACTGAACCCTCAAAAATGAGCGAAATCCTACTTAAAATCAAAGATAGAATATATCATGATAAGGTAGATTTCAGCGAACTTTACAGGGAAAGTAAAGGAGGATTTAAACTTGCACTTGACTGTATAAGGGAATATGAAGAAGTCCTCGAAAGCAGACATACAATCGATTTTGCAATGCTTGAATCAAATTTCCTGGAAAAACTGAAAAACGGCGAATTGGATGACTTTCTCGAAGACATTAAAATCGTTCTGATTGACGAATACCAAGACACAAATCTTCTTCAGGAGGACATCTATTTTACAATAGCAAAATCAGCACTTGAAAATAACGGCAGCATTACAGTCGTAGGTGATGATGACCAGTCACTCTACCGCTTCAGAGGAGCGACTGTAGATTTGTTTACAAACTACAAAAAAAGAGTTAAAGACCAGCTTGGAATCGACGTTGAAGAAATCAACCTTAGAACAAATTACCGGTCAAGTGAAAATATTATTGAACACTGCAACCGGTTTGCAGAACTTGATAAGCAATATCAGTTGGCAAGAGTTAAAAACAAGCCTAAAATTATCGCGCCTGATTTTGAAAAGGACAAAATGCCTGTTCTTGGAATGTTCAGGAATAATGTTGAAATGCTTGCAAATGATCTTTCAAAACTCATAAACAATCTTGTAAATAAAGGCGAAGCCGAAATAAAAGTTCTGCAGGTTTTAAACGAAGACTTTTATAAAAAGATGAATGGTAACATTGATGTTGCAAAAATGCAGCAGATCAGACAGGAAAATATCCGGAAAGGTAAGAAAGTTGAAAAAATCAAACTTAAACTGGACCCTGAGCACGGTTCTGCTTCTGATATTGCAATTTTATCATATTCCCCAAAAGAACGCCAGTACAGCACCAGGTCCTTTCTCCATCATTTAAGAAAGAACTTAAGAAATCTGAAACATCCTATTGAAATGTTTAATCCTAGAGGTATTGATCTTCAGGACGTGGATATTGTAGCAATATTCTGCGGATTAATTCTTGAATGCATCGACCCTGAAGGAAGTATTCAAAAAATGGACAAGACAATTCCAAATCTTGCAAAAAGAAACATGACAAGATGGAGAGTTAAAGCCAAAGAATACATTAAGCTAGACCCTGAACCTAGAGAACCTATGTCACTTAACAGTTTTGTAACCCGATGGCAGATTAGAAGACCATATCCTGAAGTTGACAAAGACGGAAAAGATATCGAATGGCCTAAAACCGCCAGCCTGATGGAGCTTGCATATAAACTTACCACATGGGTTGAAGACCTGCAGGAAGATGTGGAAGGAATCGTTTACCTTGAAGCGATTACAAAATCAATTACACAAACAGGATTTTTTAACGAATACCATTCAAACATTTCATTCCGCTCTCCAAAAGATGAAAGGGATTCCGTTTTAGAAGCAATATGGAATATTTTCATTCCTCTTTCAACAGGAGGAATTTCAATTGACGAATCACATCTGGATACTTTGCCTGAAGACAGAGTCAACGTATTGTCTATTCATCAATCCAAAGGACTGGAATTTCCGCTGGTAATTGTGGATGTTGGCTCACAGTTTAAAACAAACAACATTAAGACCCAGAGACTGAGATTTCCAAAATCCATTAAGGACAAGATTACCATTGAAGATACGATAAGAAAATACAGTTCATTGGGTGAAAGCGAACGAAGTGAAAAGGACCGTTCCTTTGATGATTTGACAAGACGTTACTTCGTTGCATTTTCAAGAGCTGAAAGCGTTTTAATACTGGTGGGTCTGAATCCTGCTATTGAAGGATATACAAGCAAAAACCAGCACTTCAACATCCCTAATATTGCATTAGGATGGAGCAGAGATGAAGAATATGTTGGTTTCAAGGAGATTTATTTAATATAGGAGTGATTGGATGAAATTACCGTCAAGATCAAAATCATACATGATACCTGAATACAGTCTGACTGGAGATTTGCTTTCATACATTACCTGCGGACTACAGTACCGTTATCAAAATAAAGGAGCACTTCCACCTTCCAAACCAGTTCAGAGATGGTTTGGAGAGTTTATTCATGGAGTTTTAGAGGAATCCTACAACGAATGGAAATATGGTAAAAAGGAATTTCCATGGGACTGGAAGGAAGATATCAGACCAATAGAAGACCTGATTGATTTGAGACTCCAGGTAAGGGGACTGTATCCTCACGATGAAGATCTGTTTTTCAGCATAAACCAGCCGGGAATGAACATGACCATAGATGAGTTAAACGAACACGACCACAAGAAACTGGCCAGCGCAAGAGCTGAAAAGGCAATAAATATTTGGGGAAAACATCTCTTTCCGTTAATCGATTCGGCCGAACTGCTAATCAAAGGAGTGCGACCAATGCCAAATTACGATAAAAACACAAGCCGTTCCAATTATTACGGCATCAACGGTGTTGTGGATGTTTTAACCTCTACAAAAATCAACACAATGGATGAACAGAGCACATTATACAATTTCAACAACAAGATAGTGCAGTTTATCAAAAATAATCTTGAAACCAGTGATATTGAAGATTATGAAGTTATTATTGACTATAAGGGTATGAAAAGACCGCCAATTAAAGTAACTGACCCATTAAGTGAGGATAAATGGGAAAATCACAAGCAGCAGATTCTGACATACTCCTGGCTTCGCTCAAAACAGGAAGATGCAAAGGACATTTCAGCAGGAATTATACTTTATCTTAATGAACTCGTACCATCAAAAGAAGACCTTGTGTTAATCAAGGAGGAAATCAGAAACAACCTGACTGATGTTCCTGAAGGAATTGAATTTGATGATGATATCGAACTGATTGAGGAATGGGAAGAAGATGAAAAGGCACCAAATTTGTCTGAAGAATTTAAAATTGCCCGTTCAATCAGATTTATCAATGTCAATGAGAAGGAACGTGAAAAAGCTCTTAAAAAATTCGATAATGTTGTATGCGATATTGAAAATTCACTTGTAAGTGAAATGAAAGGCTGCAAAATTCAGGACGCCTGGAAAGCGGAAGCCGATAAAAGGACATGTCTTGCATGTGATTTTCGGACATTCTGTAAAAATAACAGTGACATAACAAAAGACTTTAAAATTCCATAATACAAAATAATATTAGGCGATTAATATGTCATATTTGGAGAAAAACAAAAAATATTGTGAAACTATCGAAAGTAAAATTAAACTCGATGCAAAACCAGTTGCAATGAAATTAATCAAAAGCGAAGATGACCTTCCAGAAGGTTACGATTTGATTGATGAAAAAATCAGACACTGCGAAATGGTTAGAAAAGCATCATTAGGCAGCAAATTTTACTCAACTATTGAAGAACAGATGTGTTTAGGCGGAGCAGGTGCTATCGGACTTAGAGACATGCCTGAAAAATTGGCAAACGGTGAAAAATATTTCTCCCTCGGAAGATTCCAGGATTTGGAAACCGCTAAAAAACTCACAAGCAAATTATCAATCGTTGAAGATATCCATTGGGGAATGATTTATGCACCTTTAGATGAAGCTGACTTTGAAGCAGATGTAATTCAAATCATTACCGAACCTGTTGGCGGAATGAAACTTGCTCAAAGTATTGTTTATAAAACTGGTGAAAAAATCAATCCTTCATTTGCAGGTATCCAGTCATTATGTGGAGACGCATTTGCTAATCCTTACATAGAAAATGGAATTAACTTCACTTTAGGCTGTGACGGTTCCAGAAAAGCAGCTGACATTAAAGATAATGAAATGACAGTCGGTATCAGCAAAGCTAAAATCGAAGAAGTTATTTCAGGTCTTGAATCAATCTAGAAGATTTAAATAATCTTCATAATGATTAATATTCAACAATTCTTTTTCATTTTTTTCTTTTATTCCATAAAATGTATAGCCATCAGCAAAAATCTTTCTTAAAATCGGATTTAAATTATCATCCTCATTTTCAAGGTATTTCATAAGATTCATTCTGGGAGCAACAAAAGGCATTCCCAATCCTTCTGCAGTATCCAATAGCCCAGTTTTTCTTCTTCTTAAAATGGATATTGTATTGAAAGGATTTTCACTTTTTCGGCTTACTTCAATCATTTTATTGAAAGTTTCCGGAGTTACGGTAGGCTGGTCTGCAGTTATGCATAATGCAAAATCAGAGCGAGCATTTGAAAGACCATTGTAAAGTGATGTTGATAAACCTACATCAACCGGATTATTTTCTACGAATTTTACTTGATCTTTATAATTATCAAAGATAACTTCTTTTATTTCATTAGAATAATGGCCAAGTACCACAATACATTCATCTACATTTAAGGATAATGCATTGTCAATAGTTGTCTCTATGACAGTTTTATCTTTAAATGGTAAAATCAGTTTATTTGTTAAATCAATATTGCGAGCCATCTGGTCCTTTCTCATTCGAGAGTTCTTACCGGCTGCAGTAATTATTGTTGAAATAGACATATAAAAAAAGAAAAGAAAGATTATATTCACTTAGATGGAATATATCTTGTTATTTGTGCATAAATACCCATTCCAGTACCTGAACCTTCAGTCCACATGGAAATTTTTACTGGGTAGTCATGATTGTTTGTTACAGTAATGTCACTTGCAGGATTATAACCGAAAAGTACTGCATCTTCAGTATTATCCATACCGACAGGCAATCCGAATCCTTCTGCAAGAACTGCTGCTCTTAATGCTCTAGCTGAAGGACATACACCGTGTGCTGCACTTCCACCAGGAGCGGATGCATCGTTTGCTGATTCAAAGTAGACATAATCCTTACCAGAACTGGTTGAGTTAGGCGGAATAATAGTACCGTTCCAAGCTTCAACAAACTGTCTTGCGTTAACTTCCCTGATTGAATCTCCATATTCAGGGTGAGAACCTAATGAAGTACCATAGACTTCACCGTTTTCTTGACTGTAGTTACCTGAATATAACAGTATAGGCGAACCGGTCGGATATTCAGCTGCATAATCTACAACATCCTGACCAAAGATTTTTGGAACATCTGCTGAACTAATATCAGATCTGCCATCGGAAAATCCGGTCATACCTTTTTCAAGTGTAAATGTGGAACCGACATCTGCATCATAATTATACCAGCTCACAATGGTATTATTGTCATAATATTCATTACTGAAATTTAAATTCTTAATTTGATCTGTAGGTACAGACTGAATAACTTTATCTCCTTCGATTACGTCAACACCACTTTCAGTTTTACATAAAAGTTTATATGGTTCACTGTAACCCCAAACATAATTATCCGGTCCTTTAACTGCTAACTTATCCCCCTCAAAAGTAATATAACCTGGACCATCAATACCTTTTGCATTTCCATAAGAATCAATGCCCTCTCCTGAAACGGTTGTGAAGTCAAATGGAACCGTACCGGTAGATAGAGACATGAATAATCCCTGTAAATCAAAAGCTAATATCTGATGGGTTAAAAATCCCAGATTACTAATCAATGGAACCTCAATAGTTTTATTAATTCCCACAATAGATTGACCATTAAAAATGGATTGACCTACAGAAATATTATAAGTATCAGCTACACTCTGTCCAGTGTAGGGAGTGCTACTAACAAATGAAAATGCGAACAATAAAATACATGCAAATAATAATGCCAAGAATATTAACAATGATGTTCTTCTCCAACTTCTCATTTATTACACCTAAAAATTTATAACATGTTATAATATATTTGCCCTATTATAAAAAGATTAGTATTTTTAAGACAATTTTTCTGAAATTAATTTAATTCTCTCTTGAATATCAATAATAGTATCCTGACCATTACCTCCTATTAAAATAGCATCCTCGTGAGAGTATTCAGCAACTAATTCGATAATTTCATCCAGAGAATTGACTGTAATTATATTTCCCATATATCTGAGGGAATTGAGCCTGTAAATTGCAATATCCAAGGTATCATCCAATCCAGGGAATAGCACAATAACTTCCGGATTGTATTTGACTGCAACATCAAGTATATCCAGCCTGTGAATTTCATTATGTCTTGGAGTACCGATAAAAATGGCATAAAAATCCTTTTCAGATAATATTGAAGCCAATGCATCAGAATTGTCCGTTTTTCCGACATAAACCTGGGCATCATTAATCCTATAAACATCCAATCTGCCCTCGACAGCATTGAAGTTAGCGAGACTGGATTTGATTACATCTTTAGATATTTTTAATTCACGTGCAATTGCATTAGCAAGGCCCGCATTAAGCAAATTAAATTTACCGAATAACTTTAACTCATCCTGATATTCAAAATAAGGAATATTTTTTGAAGCAGCCTCCTTGAAATCTGAATTGAAATCCTGATTGAAAGCTGTGAAAATTAACTTGTCTGAGAAAAATCTGACAAGAGAATTCTTATAGTTAGCTATGGTTTTGTGAACGTCCATATGGTCATTGCCTATATTGGTAAGACCGATCATATCAAAGTCAAAGCAGTATCTGCAAAAGTCCAAGGTCATATCACATACCTCTACAAGCAGTATATCATAGTCACCTTCGCTTGCTTCAAGAATCAAGTCATAATAGCCTGAAAATCCTCCTCCACCGTTTCCGCCGACTAAAACTTTCTTACCTGCATTCTCCAATATAGTTTTTATCATGTGAACAGTAGTTGTTTTACCGTTTGTACCAGTGATGCCTATTGTGAAAATATCTTTATGTTTATCTACCACATCACTTAAAAGTTCTCCGTTACTTAAAAGCTTTGTTGCAAAAGACCCACCATACATACTTGGACTTATTGCAATTGCATCACACTGTTCAATAGCGTAGGGATTGGTAAAACCCAAATCCAAAGTGATTTTATCTCCAACTATTGAAACTGTCTGTTCATCATCCATCAAGTTCATGGATAACATCGGCAAATCTAAACCTTCTAAATCCACATTAATATTCAAATCAGTAGCATAAACTTCCCAACCATGTCTTAAAAGGGAATTAACTGCTTTTTTACCTTCAACTCCTAAACCTATAACTGCCGCTTTCATAAAAAACTAATCCTTAATAAAATTTCAATATAATAACTTAGTATTTTAATGTATTAAACATTTTCTAAAATAACAATTAATTTATAATAGGATAACTAATATTAAAAGAAAAGGTGATTAAATGTTTGAAGATGAAAAAGAAGATAAAATATATAATTTAGTCATTTCCAATGGTATCGATAAACAAAATGAATACGGCCAGTTTACACAGAAATTATTTGAAAAAGTAGACTTTTTATGGAAAGAGTCCATTTCAGGGTCATATGAACATGCCTCAGAAAGTTTTTATTCCAAAATAGACAGAATAATTTTACTTGCAGGCCTTTACAATGACAACAAGGACACCTTTGAAGCATTATTGAATGCAAGTGAAAAATATGACATTCCTATCGTTTTAGTAAGGCCGTTAGGACTTGAAGAAGTTCCGGAAATACTGGAAGAAAAAGCGGCGACAATTGTTGGATGGAACAAAAACTGCATAATAGATTCAATAAAAAATGCAGACGAATTAATTTAAAAAAATAATAAAAAAATGATATCTAAATTATTTTAGAAATACCATTTTCTTTTTCAACTTTAATTAAGTTGTCAGCAGCGTTTTCAAGCTGACTTTCATGAGTTACTATAATCATTTGAGGCAATACAGACATGTCCTTTAACAGGTTAATAAGTTCATGTCTTCTTGAGCTGTCCAAATGAATTGTAGGCTCATCCAATAATATTGTATCCAGTTCTCCTTTAGACATTGCCTGAGTGATACCAAGTCTTAAAGCAAGTGCAATAGCTATTTTTTCACCACCACTGACCATACTCATTGATGATTCGCCTTCAGGACCGTAAACAGTAACATCATACTCATCATCCAAAGTCAAATCTGAATAATTGAAGTTGAATTCATTGAAGAATTCCTTAGTGTACTTTTGAATTAAAGGTTTGGAAAGCATTCTTAAATCTTTTTGAATACCGTCTTTAGCGTATAAACCTCTTATTTTATTTAACAAATCAATATAATCTTTAATGTCATTATATTCCTGTTGGAATTTATCTGCTGTTTGTATTCTTTCTCTTAAGTCTTTTAGATAAGAGATTGATTCACGGGCTCTACCTTTAAGTTCTGAAAGTTCATTGGTGAAAGAAATATGTTTTCTTTCATACATTTCAAAGCGATAAACAATATGTTCATATTTTTCTTTATCATAAATTGAAGCTTCAATTTTATTCTTAGTAATATCAATCTGATTAATGCTGACTCCAATTTCTTCTTTAACAGTGTCAAGCTGAGTCATTAAAGATTTTTTGTTTTGGACATAACCTTTAAGCTGATTATATTCTTCATTTTTCTGTTTTAAATCAGTTATGCGGTCCTGGAGTTCGCCGGCACTAATTTCCCCACTTAAATGTGGATCCTGTTCGATAGCCAGTTTGATATTTTTAACATGAGTGTCAATTTCATTTTTGACCTGTTTCAATTTGTATTGAGCATCAGTTTCACTGCCTAAAACTTCCAAAGCACCTTTAGCCTTATTAAATGCATCATAAGAAGCCTTATAGTTTTCACGGTCAGATTTGATATTAGCTATAACTAATATTAATTCTCCAAGTTTATTGCTGATATATTCTTTTGATTCAAGTCCCTCATCTATTTTATTCAACTTGGAAGCTTCTTTTTGAAGATGAGTGAATTTCTGTTTATATTCAATGATTTCTTTAGACAAATCAGTGATTTTAACAAGTTTATCTTCAAGACTTTTTTTGTTTTTGGAAAGAAGTTTTACATCCTCTTCATGCTGAGCAATCAGTTTCTTATTATCCACAATTGCTGTTTCATATTGCTGAATCAATTGTAATTTCTTTTTGGAATCAATATCGGACTGACATACAGGACATTTGTTGTCAACTTCATTCAATTCAGCCAATGGTTTTTTTGAAGACTGAATATTCTGTTTAAATATTACGATATCCTCATTTTTGGAAATGATGTCTTGAGATAGGCTTTCAATTTTCTGATTAATTTCTTTAATTAAATTATTTGTTGCATCTTCAAGATTACTTAAATTATCTATCTCAGCAAGGTCATCCTGAGACATGCCGTTTTCATCCAGCTTATCCTTGGATTTTGAGAAGAAATCTTCTATATTATTTCTTTCACTCTCAATTGATTTCAATAAATCCTTTTTGTCCTGGTCAAGTTTAGCCATAGCGGCCAATTCTTTTTCATACTGGACTTTCTGGTTGTCGAGTTTAGTAATCTCTTTTTCTGATGATAAAAACTTATTATATTCATCTTTTT contains:
- a CDS encoding DEAD/DEAH box helicase, yielding MISYEEFEDIIVNTLKRDISSNHDQKNAILTDCDKSLFIVAGPGSGKTTVMVLKILKYIFVDDIDPSEILATTFTKKAAAELTSRILGWGDEIKNHLTDQLDEDDFEDIEKILKIERIDFNQIYVGTTDSIAEELLRDYRKAGETHPIVIEDFVANSAMIKILINDEKYLDKELVEYLKELTGRAKLTEPSKMSEILLKIKDRIYHDKVDFSELYRESKGGFKLALDCIREYEEVLESRHTIDFAMLESNFLEKLKNGELDDFLEDIKIVLIDEYQDTNLLQEDIYFTIAKSALENNGSITVVGDDDQSLYRFRGATVDLFTNYKKRVKDQLGIDVEEINLRTNYRSSENIIEHCNRFAELDKQYQLARVKNKPKIIAPDFEKDKMPVLGMFRNNVEMLANDLSKLINNLVNKGEAEIKVLQVLNEDFYKKMNGNIDVAKMQQIRQENIRKGKKVEKIKLKLDPEHGSASDIAILSYSPKERQYSTRSFLHHLRKNLRNLKHPIEMFNPRGIDLQDVDIVAIFCGLILECIDPEGSIQKMDKTIPNLAKRNMTRWRVKAKEYIKLDPEPREPMSLNSFVTRWQIRRPYPEVDKDGKDIEWPKTASLMELAYKLTTWVEDLQEDVEGIVYLEAITKSITQTGFFNEYHSNISFRSPKDERDSVLEAIWNIFIPLSTGGISIDESHLDTLPEDRVNVLSIHQSKGLEFPLVIVDVGSQFKTNNIKTQRLRFPKSIKDKITIEDTIRKYSSLGESERSEKDRSFDDLTRRYFVAFSRAESVLILVGLNPAIEGYTSKNQHFNIPNIALGWSRDEEYVGFKEIYLI
- a CDS encoding PD-(D/E)XK nuclease family protein, which translates into the protein MKLPSRSKSYMIPEYSLTGDLLSYITCGLQYRYQNKGALPPSKPVQRWFGEFIHGVLEESYNEWKYGKKEFPWDWKEDIRPIEDLIDLRLQVRGLYPHDEDLFFSINQPGMNMTIDELNEHDHKKLASARAEKAINIWGKHLFPLIDSAELLIKGVRPMPNYDKNTSRSNYYGINGVVDVLTSTKINTMDEQSTLYNFNNKIVQFIKNNLETSDIEDYEVIIDYKGMKRPPIKVTDPLSEDKWENHKQQILTYSWLRSKQEDAKDISAGIILYLNELVPSKEDLVLIKEEIRNNLTDVPEGIEFDDDIELIEEWEEDEKAPNLSEEFKIARSIRFINVNEKEREKALKKFDNVVCDIENSLVSEMKGCKIQDAWKAEADKRTCLACDFRTFCKNNSDITKDFKIP
- a CDS encoding DUF169 domain-containing protein, whose amino-acid sequence is MSYLEKNKKYCETIESKIKLDAKPVAMKLIKSEDDLPEGYDLIDEKIRHCEMVRKASLGSKFYSTIEEQMCLGGAGAIGLRDMPEKLANGEKYFSLGRFQDLETAKKLTSKLSIVEDIHWGMIYAPLDEADFEADVIQIITEPVGGMKLAQSIVYKTGEKINPSFAGIQSLCGDAFANPYIENGINFTLGCDGSRKAADIKDNEMTVGISKAKIEEVISGLESI
- a CDS encoding NTP transferase domain-containing protein, with amino-acid sequence MSISTIITAAGKNSRMRKDQMARNIDLTNKLILPFKDKTVIETTIDNALSLNVDECIVVLGHYSNEIKEVIFDNYKDQVKFVENNPVDVGLSTSLYNGLSNARSDFALCITADQPTVTPETFNKMIEVSRKSENPFNTISILRRRKTGLLDTAEGLGMPFVAPRMNLMKYLENEDDNLNPILRKIFADGYTFYGIKEKNEKELLNINHYEDYLNLLD
- a CDS encoding Mur ligase family protein, whose protein sequence is MKAAVIGLGVEGKKAVNSLLRHGWEVYATDLNINVDLEGLDLPMLSMNLMDDEQTVSIVGDKITLDLGFTNPYAIEQCDAIAISPSMYGGSFATKLLSNGELLSDVVDKHKDIFTIGITGTNGKTTTVHMIKTILENAGKKVLVGGNGGGGFSGYYDLILEASEGDYDILLVEVCDMTLDFCRYCFDFDMIGLTNIGNDHMDVHKTIANYKNSLVRFFSDKLIFTAFNQDFNSDFKEAASKNIPYFEYQDELKLFGKFNLLNAGLANAIARELKISKDVIKSSLANFNAVEGRLDVYRINDAQVYVGKTDNSDALASILSEKDFYAIFIGTPRHNEIHRLDILDVAVKYNPEVIVLFPGLDDTLDIAIYRLNSLRYMGNIITVNSLDEIIELVAEYSHEDAILIGGNGQDTIIDIQERIKLISEKLS
- a CDS encoding nuclease encodes the protein MFEDEKEDKIYNLVISNGIDKQNEYGQFTQKLFEKVDFLWKESISGSYEHASESFYSKIDRIILLAGLYNDNKDTFEALLNASEKYDIPIVLVRPLGLEEVPEILEEKAATIVGWNKNCIIDSIKNADELI
- a CDS encoding AAA family ATPase, with protein sequence MIFTKLKLTNFKSHKNTIIELKKGISVIVGENGAGKSTILEAISFALFKQHTAKKIDDLVRNSANSMSVELDFISNGKEYKIVREKKSNLKSSLYTKTSNESGFVHVCTGDKEVNDAIRQILDIDSDLFLNAIYIRQGEIAELVDKTPAEKKQLIGKLLGIDSLEKAWKNLLPFINDYEKQLSEIKGKLYNSNELKEEYETKKSEIDSLKQRGHELEEQIEDVTNSLKDISASKRDMEREKEIHDNQIHNLQTEEANLSKLETNKRSIQENLDKIREAEEKISRLEKYVSKLDVYLDFEKSVISIQNLKEEEKQITDKLDSIAQQKAIVSDKKDEYNKFLSSEKEITKLDNQKVQYEKELAAMAKLDQDKKDLLKSIESERNNIEDFFSKSKDKLDENGMSQDDLAEIDNLSNLEDATNNLIKEINQKIESLSQDIISKNEDIVIFKQNIQSSKKPLAELNEVDNKCPVCQSDIDSKKKLQLIQQYETAIVDNKKLIAQHEEDVKLLSKNKKSLEDKLVKITDLSKEIIEYKQKFTHLQKEASKLNKIDEGLESKEYISNKLGELILVIANIKSDRENYKASYDAFNKAKGALEVLGSETDAQYKLKQVKNEIDTHVKNIKLAIEQDPHLSGEISAGELQDRITDLKQKNEEYNQLKGYVQNKKSLMTQLDTVKEEIGVSINQIDITKNKIEASIYDKEKYEHIVYRFEMYERKHISFTNELSELKGRARESISYLKDLRERIQTADKFQQEYNDIKDYIDLLNKIRGLYAKDGIQKDLRMLSKPLIQKYTKEFFNEFNFNYSDLTLDDEYDVTVYGPEGESSMSMVSGGEKIAIALALRLGITQAMSKGELDTILLDEPTIHLDSSRRHELINLLKDMSVLPQMIIVTHESQLENAADNLIKVEKENGISKII